The following are encoded in a window of Mycolicibacterium tusciae JS617 genomic DNA:
- a CDS encoding DUF2469 domain-containing protein gives MSAEDLEKYETEMELSLYREYKDIVGQFSYVVETERRFYLANSVELVPRNSEGEVYFELRLGDAWVWDMYRPARFVKQVRVITFKDVNIEEVEKPELRLPE, from the coding sequence ATGAGTGCCGAAGATCTCGAAAAGTACGAAACCGAGATGGAGCTCTCGCTCTACCGCGAATACAAGGACATCGTCGGGCAGTTCAGCTACGTCGTCGAGACTGAGCGGCGCTTCTACCTCGCTAACAGCGTCGAGCTGGTGCCCCGCAACTCCGAAGGCGAGGTCTACTTCGAGCTGAGGCTGGGCGACGCCTGGGTGTGGGATATGTACCGGCCCGCTCGCTTCGTCAAACAGGTTCGGGTTATCACCTTCAAGGACGTGAACATCGAAGAGGTCGAGAAGCCCGAGCTGCGGTTGCCGGAGTAG
- the lepB gene encoding signal peptidase I — MTGSPQPDEPKKKHGALREFAILISIALVLYYVMLTFIARPYLIPSESMEPTLHGCAGCTGDRIMVDKLSYRFGSPEPGDVVVFKGPPNWNVGYKSIRSDNAAVRLIQNGLSFIGFVPPDENDLVKRVIAVGGQTVECRVNTGLTVNGKRLDEPYLDFATMNVEPSNPYAACLGNEFGPVTVPEGKVWVMGDNRTHSADSRAHCTSTPTDAQRGLMCTGDPEAGTVPVANVIGKAQFIAWPPGRWGGVDSVNPQANPQTQ; from the coding sequence GTGACTGGATCCCCACAACCCGACGAGCCGAAAAAGAAGCACGGCGCGTTGCGCGAATTCGCGATCCTGATCTCCATCGCGCTGGTCTTGTACTACGTCATGCTGACGTTCATCGCGCGCCCGTACCTCATCCCGTCGGAGTCGATGGAGCCCACACTGCACGGGTGCGCCGGCTGCACCGGCGACCGGATCATGGTCGACAAACTGTCGTATCGGTTCGGATCGCCCGAACCCGGCGACGTTGTCGTCTTCAAAGGTCCACCGAACTGGAACGTCGGATACAAATCCATCCGATCCGACAACGCCGCGGTGCGCTTGATTCAAAACGGACTGTCCTTCATCGGGTTCGTCCCGCCGGACGAGAACGACCTCGTCAAACGCGTGATCGCAGTCGGAGGCCAGACCGTCGAGTGCCGGGTGAATACGGGGCTGACCGTCAACGGGAAGCGCCTCGACGAGCCTTATCTGGACTTCGCCACCATGAATGTCGAACCAAGCAATCCCTACGCCGCGTGTCTGGGCAATGAGTTCGGGCCGGTGACCGTCCCCGAAGGGAAGGTGTGGGTGATGGGCGACAACCGCACCCATTCCGCGGACTCGCGCGCGCATTGCACCAGTACCCCCACCGACGCCCAACGCGGATTGATGTGCACCGGTGACCCGGAGGCGGGCACGGTGCCGGTGGCCAATGTGATTGGAAAAGCACAGTTCATCGCCTGGCCACCGGGCCGATGGGGCGGCGTGGACTCGGTAAATCCTCAGGCGAACCCGCAGACCCAATAG
- the rplS gene encoding 50S ribosomal protein L19 has protein sequence MNTLDFVDQASLRDDIPDFSPGDTVNVHVKVIEGSKERIQVFKGVVLRRQGGGIRETFTVRKESYGVGVERTFPVHSPNIDHIDVVTRGDVRRAKLYYLRELRGKKAKIKEKR, from the coding sequence ATGAACACGCTGGACTTCGTCGATCAGGCGTCGCTACGCGACGACATCCCGGACTTCAGCCCCGGCGACACCGTGAACGTGCACGTGAAGGTCATCGAGGGCTCCAAGGAACGTATCCAGGTCTTCAAGGGCGTTGTCCTGCGTCGGCAGGGCGGCGGAATCCGCGAGACCTTCACCGTGCGCAAGGAAAGCTACGGCGTAGGCGTCGAGCGGACGTTCCCCGTGCATTCGCCGAACATCGACCACATCGACGTCGTCACCCGCGGTGACGTCCGTCGCGCCAAGCTCTACTACCTGCGCGAGCTGCGTGGCAAGAAGGCGAAGATCAAGGAAAAGCGCTGA
- a CDS encoding LppW family protein, which yields MRRGASKLVTAVAVVSVAMLAGCGCEARVYGTPPESALTVVAPQGSMAPLPEAPLDEPPASFAGLDGRIQQAVAVAAGADISIVVLDRNTGQMVSGGDDRPFPIASVVKLFIADDLLLQESQGKTQLSPADRNALDVMLRSSDDSAAENFWNRSGGSDIIIRVVDRYGLASTTKPYNGKWDLTMSTTGDLVRYYDKLLNGSGGLPQEQANVIVANLAQSTPRGIDGYPQRFGIPDGLYAEPVAVKQGWFCCWSGANQLHVSTGVIGHGRRYVVAIGSLDPTGEAAAREHVTQAVKTMFPGGRI from the coding sequence ATGCGACGCGGGGCGTCGAAGTTGGTCACGGCAGTCGCGGTCGTCAGCGTCGCGATGCTCGCCGGCTGCGGGTGCGAGGCCAGGGTGTACGGCACGCCTCCGGAGTCCGCACTGACCGTCGTCGCGCCGCAGGGCAGCATGGCCCCATTACCCGAAGCGCCGCTCGACGAACCCCCCGCCAGCTTCGCCGGGCTGGACGGCCGCATCCAGCAGGCGGTCGCCGTTGCGGCGGGGGCCGACATCTCGATCGTGGTGTTGGATCGCAACACCGGCCAGATGGTGTCGGGCGGCGACGATAGGCCGTTCCCCATCGCCTCGGTGGTGAAGCTGTTCATCGCCGACGACCTGTTGCTGCAGGAATCCCAAGGGAAGACGCAGCTGTCGCCCGCTGATCGCAACGCGCTCGACGTCATGCTGAGATCGTCCGATGACAGTGCGGCCGAGAACTTCTGGAACCGCAGCGGTGGCAGTGACATCATCATCCGCGTCGTGGACCGGTACGGCCTTGCGAGCACGACAAAGCCGTACAACGGCAAATGGGACCTCACGATGAGCACCACGGGTGACCTGGTCCGGTATTACGACAAGCTGCTGAACGGCAGCGGCGGACTGCCGCAGGAGCAGGCCAACGTCATCGTGGCCAATCTCGCGCAGTCGACGCCGAGGGGGATCGACGGCTACCCGCAGCGTTTCGGCATTCCCGATGGGCTCTACGCCGAGCCCGTCGCCGTCAAACAGGGGTGGTTCTGCTGTTGGAGCGGTGCGAACCAATTACACGTGTCCACCGGTGTGATCGGCCATGGGCGACGCTACGTCGTGGCGATCGGGTCGCTGGATCCCACAGGCGAAGCGGCCGCGCGCGAGCACGTCACCCAGGCCGTCAAGACGATGTTCCCCGGCGGCCGCATCTAA
- a CDS encoding ribonuclease HII: MPATWPPRTVIRKSSGLRTLESALYRGGLGPVAGVDEVGRGACAGPLVVAACVLGPNRLESLAALDDSKKLNEKERERLFPLIRRYALAYHVVFIPSKEVDRRGVHVANIEGMRRAVAGLSVRPGYVLSDGFRVPGLPAPSLPVVGGDAAAACIAAASVLAKVSRDRLMVTMESEHPGYGFAEHKGYSTPAHSAALAELGPCSQHRYSFINVRRLVPVDPEANPEVDAEMGTVWVPEIELDTEPEPQSRFG; encoded by the coding sequence TTGCCGGCGACATGGCCTCCACGAACGGTGATCCGGAAGTCCTCCGGCCTGCGCACGCTGGAGTCCGCGCTGTATCGGGGTGGCCTGGGGCCCGTTGCGGGCGTGGACGAGGTGGGCCGCGGGGCCTGCGCGGGGCCGCTCGTGGTGGCGGCATGCGTGCTCGGACCGAACCGGCTCGAGAGCCTGGCGGCACTCGACGACTCCAAGAAGCTCAATGAGAAGGAGCGCGAGCGGCTGTTTCCGCTGATCCGCAGGTACGCGCTGGCCTACCACGTGGTCTTCATTCCGTCGAAGGAGGTCGATCGCCGCGGCGTGCACGTGGCCAACATCGAGGGCATGCGGCGTGCCGTGGCGGGCCTTTCGGTGCGGCCGGGGTACGTGCTGTCCGACGGATTCCGGGTGCCGGGTCTGCCGGCGCCGTCGCTGCCCGTGGTCGGCGGCGATGCGGCGGCGGCGTGCATCGCGGCAGCGAGCGTGCTGGCGAAGGTGAGTCGTGACAGGCTGATGGTCACGATGGAGTCCGAGCATCCGGGCTACGGCTTCGCCGAGCACAAGGGCTACAGCACTCCGGCGCACAGCGCAGCGCTCGCCGAGCTGGGCCCCTGCAGCCAGCACCGGTACTCGTTCATCAATGTGCGTCGGCTGGTGCCCGTGGACCCAGAGGCGAACCCAGAGGTCGACGCGGAGATGGGAACCGTGTGGGTGCCCGAGATCGAACTCGACACCGAACCCGAACCGCAGAGCCGATTCGGGTAG
- a CDS encoding GlxA family transcriptional regulator has translation MRKCVVIVAYEGVQLLDVAGPADVLDTATKVLAVPTDKRHSGSFDVALAADLSSGTEGYACLVGTPDGRPVRTSSGIVLGADVSLAEVSNVDTLIVAGALAMHSPLADDGLIRELARLAARARLVCSVCGGAFLLAQAGLLTGRRATTHWAGCRLLAESYPRVTVEPDRIFVRDGNVLTSAGVTAGIDLALALVEEDFGAQVARTVARWIVVFLNRGGGQSQFSERLALPVLMQSPVRVIVDQIVAEPGADHRLPELAERAALSERQLSRLFLKETLTTPGRFVERVRVEAARNELESTDSPMERIARRCGFGSVETMRRAFKRVIGIGPGEYRQRFRCTEPAAVAGWTS, from the coding sequence ATGCGCAAATGCGTCGTGATCGTTGCCTACGAGGGCGTGCAGCTACTCGATGTGGCTGGCCCCGCCGACGTGCTGGACACGGCGACCAAGGTGCTGGCCGTCCCGACGGATAAGCGGCACAGTGGGTCGTTCGACGTCGCGCTTGCGGCCGATTTATCCAGCGGCACTGAGGGTTACGCATGCTTGGTTGGTACGCCGGACGGGCGACCGGTGCGTACGTCGAGCGGAATCGTACTAGGTGCGGATGTGTCCCTCGCGGAGGTCAGCAACGTCGACACGCTGATCGTCGCAGGCGCGTTGGCGATGCACTCGCCGTTGGCAGACGACGGTTTGATTCGCGAGCTGGCCCGGCTCGCCGCCCGCGCACGGCTGGTCTGCTCGGTATGCGGTGGCGCATTCCTGCTCGCCCAGGCTGGACTACTCACAGGGCGGCGCGCGACGACGCACTGGGCCGGCTGCAGGCTGCTGGCCGAGAGCTATCCGCGTGTCACTGTGGAACCAGATCGAATCTTCGTGCGGGACGGCAACGTGCTGACCTCGGCCGGTGTGACGGCGGGCATCGACCTGGCACTGGCTCTGGTCGAGGAAGACTTCGGGGCGCAGGTCGCCCGCACGGTCGCCCGTTGGATCGTCGTGTTCCTGAATCGTGGGGGAGGGCAGTCTCAGTTCTCGGAACGCCTCGCCCTTCCCGTTTTGATGCAGTCACCGGTCAGGGTGATCGTTGACCAGATCGTCGCCGAACCCGGTGCCGATCATCGTCTGCCCGAGCTCGCCGAACGGGCGGCGCTGTCTGAGCGACAGCTGTCGCGGCTGTTTCTCAAGGAAACTCTCACCACGCCAGGACGATTCGTCGAACGCGTTCGGGTGGAGGCGGCCCGCAACGAGTTGGAGAGCACTGACTCGCCCATGGAACGTATCGCCCGACGGTGTGGCTTCGGCAGCGTTGAGACCATGCGCCGCGCATTCAAGCGGGTCATCGGGATCGGGCCGGGCGAGTACCGCCAGCGCTTCCGATGCACGGAACCGGCCGCGGTCGCCGGCTGGACCTCGTGA